The following proteins come from a genomic window of Geomonas sp. RF6:
- the bioF gene encoding 8-amino-7-oxononanoate synthase has translation MRSFAEELDELRAEGLYRTLRTVGGGQRSWVEVEGKRALLLCSNNYLGLADHPALKEAASEAAALGTGSGASRLVSGTMELHEKLEARLAAFKGTERALLFNSGYAANTGIISAVVGRGDVILSDRLNHASIVDGALLSRANFFRYPHRDMEALGRLLREKRGNGRCLIVTDGVFSMDGDIAPLKEIVNLAEEHGALVMVDDAHGCGVIGESGRGSAEICGVLERVHLQMGTLGKGFGSYGAYVAASAEMCEYLVNRARSFIFSTSLPPAVLAASLAAVELVDSPEGARLRERLAANVSLFKARLAEAGLDTMGSETQIVPVFVGGAEETMQISRELLEEGLFVQGIRPPTVPAGSCRLRCTVMATHAEAELIDAAEKIARVCGRRMERRKSGEMG, from the coding sequence GTGCGTTCATTTGCAGAGGAGCTTGATGAGCTGCGTGCCGAGGGGCTGTACCGCACCCTGCGGACGGTCGGAGGCGGGCAGCGGAGCTGGGTGGAGGTTGAAGGGAAACGCGCGCTCCTTTTGTGCTCCAACAACTACCTGGGACTGGCCGATCACCCCGCACTGAAAGAGGCTGCTTCGGAGGCTGCTGCCCTCGGCACCGGGAGCGGAGCTTCCCGGCTGGTGTCGGGGACGATGGAGCTCCATGAAAAGCTGGAGGCGCGGCTGGCGGCTTTCAAGGGGACAGAGCGGGCGCTTCTCTTCAACAGCGGGTACGCCGCCAATACCGGCATCATCTCGGCGGTAGTCGGCCGCGGCGACGTCATCCTTTCCGACCGGCTGAACCACGCGAGCATAGTCGACGGCGCCCTTCTCTCCCGGGCGAATTTTTTCAGGTACCCGCACCGGGACATGGAGGCGCTCGGGAGGCTCCTGAGGGAGAAGCGCGGCAACGGTCGCTGCCTTATCGTGACCGACGGCGTCTTCAGCATGGACGGCGACATCGCGCCGCTGAAAGAGATCGTGAACCTCGCGGAGGAGCACGGTGCGCTGGTGATGGTGGACGATGCCCATGGCTGCGGGGTGATCGGCGAGAGCGGGCGAGGTTCCGCGGAGATCTGCGGCGTTCTGGAGAGGGTACATCTCCAGATGGGGACTCTGGGGAAAGGTTTCGGGAGCTACGGCGCGTACGTGGCTGCGTCGGCAGAGATGTGCGAATACCTCGTCAACCGGGCGCGCTCCTTCATTTTCTCGACCTCGCTTCCTCCCGCGGTGCTGGCCGCCTCGCTGGCAGCGGTCGAGCTCGTCGACTCGCCGGAAGGGGCGCGCTTGAGGGAAAGGCTGGCGGCAAACGTCTCTCTTTTCAAGGCCCGCCTGGCCGAGGCGGGGCTCGACACCATGGGGAGCGAGACGCAGATCGTGCCGGTATTTGTGGGAGGTGCGGAGGAGACGATGCAGATCAGCCGGGAGCTTTTGGAGGAAGGTCTCTTTGTGCAGGGAATCCGCCCACCGACGGTGCCTGCCGGCAGCTGCAGGCTGCGCTGTACCGTCATGGCGACACATGCCGAGGCGGAGCTCATTGATGCCGCGGAGAAGATTGCACGCGTCTGCGGCAGGCGGATGGAGCGGCGCAAATCTGGGGAAATGGGGTAA
- the bioC gene encoding malonyl-ACP O-methyltransferase BioC, giving the protein MDREKVRNAFHRQAHQYDRHAVVQRAVVDQLLERLERTGVRPRRLLDVGAGTGRLLAALHLAYPEAAASGVDLAPGMCESAAASLRGTGIEVLNADAEHLPFPADSFDLVLSTSTFQWLTTLDNAFAEAYRVLQPGGLFCFALFGEDTLFELRESYDRADGGSKRSLAFFSCLEVLAALDRTGFEECQVESELEREYHADVPELLRSLKEIGAKTVAPVVRKGLSERRVMLEMMEIYRREHGGPKGIPATYEVLYGLGWKR; this is encoded by the coding sequence TTGGATAGGGAGAAGGTGCGGAATGCTTTTCACAGGCAGGCGCACCAATACGATAGACATGCAGTAGTGCAGCGCGCGGTTGTGGATCAGCTGTTGGAGCGTCTGGAGAGGACAGGGGTGCGCCCCCGGCGGCTTCTCGATGTGGGGGCAGGGACCGGACGGCTCCTCGCGGCGCTTCATCTTGCGTACCCTGAGGCCGCCGCAAGCGGAGTCGACCTCGCGCCGGGGATGTGCGAGAGCGCAGCGGCGTCGCTGCGCGGCACCGGAATAGAGGTGCTAAATGCGGATGCCGAGCATCTGCCTTTTCCGGCAGACTCCTTTGATCTGGTTCTTTCCACCTCCACCTTCCAGTGGCTCACGACACTGGATAACGCTTTCGCTGAGGCGTACCGCGTCCTGCAGCCCGGCGGGCTCTTCTGCTTTGCGCTCTTCGGCGAGGACACCCTTTTCGAGCTGCGCGAGTCCTACGACCGGGCGGACGGCGGCAGCAAGAGGAGCCTCGCTTTCTTCTCATGCCTTGAGGTGCTCGCGGCCCTCGACAGGACCGGATTTGAGGAGTGCCAGGTGGAGTCCGAGCTGGAGAGGGAGTATCACGCTGATGTGCCGGAGCTTCTGCGCTCGCTGAAGGAGATCGGGGCGAAGACGGTCGCGCCTGTCGTGCGCAAGGGGCTATCGGAGCGGCGAGTGATGCTGGAGATGATGGAGATATACCGCAGGGAGCATGGTGGGCCGAAGGGGATTCCGGCGACGTATGAGGTGCTCTATGGGCTGGGGTGGAAGAGGTAG
- a CDS encoding alpha/beta fold hydrolase encodes MPFVDLDGVRLHFEETGSGRPIVFLHGWGMSGRVWHFQRDFAEKNRLIFPDFRGHGQSATADEYTLEAYSADLEKLLQRLDVHDAIVVGWSMGTQVALQSYSRVRSRVAALVLVGVTPRFTIAPDYEHGKPQAEVKGLGLRLRRDYQRAMGDFFKGMFVPDEMPPEQYQRIVHQIIMGGHSPDREAVLKSLQILDTADLRELLPEIGCPVLLVHGDSDTICPASAAQYAAHRLPHGDLRLMHGCGHAPFMTRPEEFNEILAEFLEGLGR; translated from the coding sequence ATGCCTTTTGTTGATCTGGATGGGGTGAGGTTGCATTTCGAGGAGACGGGGAGCGGCAGGCCGATCGTCTTCCTCCACGGCTGGGGTATGTCCGGGCGCGTCTGGCATTTCCAGCGCGACTTCGCCGAGAAGAACCGGCTTATCTTCCCCGACTTTCGGGGACACGGGCAGTCTGCGACGGCAGATGAGTACACCTTGGAGGCGTACTCCGCGGATCTTGAGAAGTTACTCCAGCGTCTGGACGTGCATGACGCGATCGTCGTGGGGTGGTCGATGGGGACGCAGGTGGCGCTGCAGAGCTACTCGAGGGTCCGCTCCCGCGTCGCGGCACTCGTCCTGGTGGGGGTGACACCGCGCTTTACCATCGCACCTGACTACGAGCACGGGAAGCCGCAGGCAGAGGTGAAGGGGCTGGGGCTGCGGCTGCGCAGGGATTACCAGCGGGCGATGGGGGACTTTTTCAAGGGGATGTTCGTGCCTGATGAGATGCCTCCCGAGCAGTATCAACGCATCGTGCACCAGATCATCATGGGAGGGCATTCCCCCGACCGCGAGGCGGTACTGAAGTCGCTGCAGATCCTCGACACGGCGGATCTGCGGGAACTGCTGCCGGAGATTGGATGTCCGGTCCTCCTGGTCCATGGCGACAGCGACACTATCTGCCCCGCTTCGGCGGCGCAATATGCGGCACACCGACTTCCGCATGGCGACCTTCGCCTCATGCACGGCTGCGGCCACGCGCCGTTCATGACGAGACCGGAGGAGTTCAACGAGATTCTCGCGGAGTTTCTGGAGGGGCTGGGGCGGTGA